A window of the Deltaproteobacteria bacterium PRO3 genome harbors these coding sequences:
- a CDS encoding lysozyme: AQFDRWVYASGKKLSGLVKRRAAERALFEGKTPCACSLLSST; encoded by the coding sequence TGCTCAATTCGACCGCTGGGTCTACGCCTCGGGCAAGAAGCTGTCCGGGCTCGTCAAACGCCGCGCTGCTGAGCGGGCACTGTTCGAAGGGAAAACACCATGCGCCTGCTCCCTCTTGTCCTCGACCTGA